Part of the Myxococcaceae bacterium genome, TATAGTGAGAGCCACTTAAGTAGGTCTGAACAAAGTCTATCGAATCGTCTCGGTTGAGATTTGCGCAGACAGTGTCGAGTTCTGAGACATGCAAGGTTTCATCGGTCTCTCGCAAAGCATTTCGACCATTAATGCGGTGAAGCATTTCCCGATACTTTTGTTGAACAGAACGCAGCTCTTGCTCAATAACATCGATATCTGACTCTATTTGCTTGACTACTGCATCCTTCTTATCTTGAGGCATCGTTGGGTGCGACACAACGTTGCCCAGCTTTTGTTTCTTTGAAGCAAGCGTCTGCTTTTGCTTATCAGAAAGGCAGGTCTCCAAAGACTGTTGGCGAGCTTGAACCAGCAATCGAGCAAGTTTGTGGGTGTCTTCAGGAAGCCACGAAAGACGTCGGCCAACATTCAATGATAACTCCAAATACGACCGATGCTGCTGTACAATTCGGTCTAATAGTGTACTGGGCTCTCCGATATCTATGAGGCCAGATAAAATATTCTTTAAGCTCATCCCAAGTTCAACAATATCTTGCCGGAGTTCTTGCAAACTCAATCCACCGATATTTCCCTGGCGAATCAAGTGATTCATGCGCGCTCGTACTTCAGGCCTCTTTTGAGGACCTTCTTTAAGAAGATTTCGTAGTTTTTGAAGACTTTCCCATGACATCTCTGGAATTTTAGCCTTAATTCGACGTCCTAGATTCGCACCAATCATTTCATATTTTGCAGTATCTCCTACTTTTTTAACAATTGTGAAGAGTCTACGTCTTTCATCTAGATCTTCAATATTTAACCGAGCAGCCACTCTTGTCAGATCCACTATCTTACCTAAAGAGAACAAGTCATAGGCATGTCTAATAAAAGCATGTAGGTTAAGCATGGACTCCGGTATCCGAGGGTCTCTTAGCGGGACGGAGATATCTCCCCATTGATCGTACTCAGAAAGCATCTGAAAAAATCGCTTGCGCAACGCCAATAAATCTCCTTGCTTATTCCATCTCGGAACTCCTTGAACAAGAAGCTGTTCTGTTACTGCATAATGATTTCTAAAGTTAAATGCAGCACCATTACGGCTTAAGGTGGTGGTTCCTATTGGAAATACATATCTTGAGATCGAATCATCAGAAAAGATTGCTGCTAAAAACTCCAACTCCGGCCAAAGCAAAGTCGCCCGATATTTTTCTTTTGTCTGCTTTGACAATCCGTAACAAAGACGACTCACAAGTGTCAGCGCATTTCGAACGATATCAATGGCATCATAATCTATATCACCACGCTTTAATTCCCTTATTCTGTCAAGAATTCTAATTGCAGAACGAACCGCAATTCGATCTGCAGCCTTCTTATCAGGTGTTCCCTCTACGTCTTCACCTTGCCGAAGCCTTTTAACATATTGCTTTCCCCAACGATTTTCTTGCTTTTCTTGCTCATACTGAGCAATTTGTTGTGATTCCTGTAATCTACTCAAACGAGCTTCGCGTTCATGACCATTTGCCTGATAAGTTTCTGAAAGCAAAATTGAATCTGGCAGTGAATTATGAGCCAAGAGATCTAATAGAGTCAGCGGCAAATCCAATTCACTCGCTAAAGCATAGTGTCGTGCTGTTAATTTGTTTGTTAGATTTGGTAACGCAACATTAGCGCCTTTCTGAATAAGCGATCGAATGATTTGTTCTGCAGCGATGGCGTTCGTGCCCAGCGAGGCTGCCATGAGCGCAGTTCTCCCATACCCATCAGTCCCGTCCAGGTTAATCGTAGGAATACCGATCAACGCCTGAACCAATCGAGTCATACCAGCTGCCGCAGCAAGGTGTAAAGGTGTTTCGAGTTGGTTAATATCAAGAATAGCTAAGTTCGGGTTCTGAGCAAGAAGCATGCAAGCGGCTTGTTCTTGACCTTGACGAATAAGCTCAAGAAGAGATTGTCCAGAGAGCCTGTTAACAAAAAGTAGACAGAGCAGTAAAAATAAAACTGAACGACGACGCATAGTATACTCCAAATGTTCGTTAAGAATACTAAATCAAAATACTGGAATTGACAAGGATTTGTCCGGGTTCAACAGCCATTCCCGCCAACTTAAAAAAATGGCAGGGGATGCAAGAGCAATCCCTTATTTTTGAGAAAAATGCCTCATTTTGACTGATTCAAGCTACGAGAGAATCAACCGCCCCTAGATCCCCAAAAAGGAGATTAACAGTCAGAACAGATTGTGCACACCCTCAGCTGCTGTTGTACCGATGATCCGATAGGATTTTCAAATACAAAACCTTCAAAACTCTCCAGTATAAAAAACTTAAAAACAGCCCGCACCTCTTCCCATAAAACGGGATAGCTCTTCGCAGACGCTTTCGCTCGTTGAAAGCTTTGATCCGATAGCTCTGAAAGCTGATCAATCAGAAACGCCAGCAGCATCAATAAGCCCAGATTGCTGCACAGATTCGGATGCCCGTGCCAGTCATTATGTCCCATCTCATAGCCTTGGTTCTTCAGCGTGTTAAACGTTTCGTTTTCAATCCGCCAACGCGCTCGGCCCCTCGCATCACCGTTTCGAGGGTCGATTCCGATAAAGGAAGATCCGTGATCCAAGCAAAATGCTGCTTTTTGCCTTGGGCGTTGATTTCATCGTATTCCAAAAAATTCACTTTTCTCTCGAAGAAAGTGTCGTTCAAAGGCACTTGATTCAGGAAGCGATAACGTTGGGTAACTCCCGCATGGCAACGAACTACCCCTGTGAGCAAGGAGGACTCGATCCAGTCGTAAAGCAGGCGTAGATTCCCAGGCTTGGCGATAATGATAAATTTCAAATCCAATTCTTGAAGCAGTTCCAGATGCTTGCCGGCCGCATACAGACCATCTTCCGTCACCACTGCCTTTAAGTTCGGATGTTCTCGTCTAAAATCTCTCAAAAGTCGTTCTGCCGCTCGTTGTTCGCAATCGTTTTTGGCCAAGATCTCAGACTTCTGAACTGCCTCCGGAGCCAAGGGAATGACTTGCTTTTGATGAGGATGGACCAAAACGCCACACAATACGGGGTGATAATAGATCTTTTGACCACTTTCGAGCTGCTTGACACAGCAGTTATCGCAGAAAACTTTGGAGGAAGTATGATGTCCGCTGCCGTCCACGGAGAGAAGATAGTGCTGGTTCCAGAAGAGGTAAGATTCCAATATCTTGCCCCGCTGGGCAAAAGCGAAGAGGATTTTAAAGATGCCTCGCAGGCTTTTCGGAGAGAGTTCATCTAAGCGTTCGCGTAGGGTGGTGTCACAAGGGGGATTTTGGACTCGATACAAGGTCTTAAGGTTCGAACCGGTGATTTTTCGGCATTGTTGATCGTATTGGAGCAGAGACGAAAACTTGAGGTGAAATACGGCCAAACCTGCCAGGATGCAATCTAACAAAGAGGGTTTTCCGGTGGCTTGGTGTTTTTTAGGAATCGGAAACTGAGTCGAGAAATAGGGATAGCAAGCTTGAATGAGTGCCGAGAGCGATAGTTCCTCTCGGCCTGAACTAGAAAGCGATTTCATTCCTTGGATGGATCACGTTTTGATTTTCTTGGTAATAAGCTCCAAAGTTTACGAAAATAATTGAGAACCCCATTCATGACAACGCGTCTAAACGCCAATTTATTTTGGCGGGAACTGTTGGTATTTGACAAACCTTTTTCTGCGTTAGAAATGATTCAACGTATCTAAAGTAACCTTGGATTTTCTTTTCAGCGATGGATAGCACCGCTTGAAACAGAACCGAAGCATCAAGAATGTATTTGGGTTAGTTTTTTCGCTTCTTGACTTAACAAAGGCTTGAATCTGGATAAGTGGTGACAAATCACGACGGTTCAACTAATTCGAAAATAGGAGAACTTGTTATGTCAAATAAATTATTGAGCTGTCGTCGAGTATTTACTTTCTTCTTACTGGGTTCTGTTCTATCGATTCCGGTTTTTGCGAATGATTCTGAAGCAGAAAAACTGTCTGAAACCAACTACATACTCTCTAGGAAATGCGCTTTAGCCATGGGTGCCGCTGGAATAGCGACAGGGGCATTCACTGTCGTTGCCTTGCCTGCTGCCCTGTCTTTTGTAGGTTTTACGGCGGCCGGCATTGCAGGAGGCTCATTGGCAGCCGTATGGCAGGCTACGATGGGAGGCGTAGTATCCAGCGGCGGTATCTTCGCGCTCCTTCAATCCATTTCCGCTGCAGGTTTAAGTTTGTCCGGAACCGCTGTTGTAACGGGTTCGACAGGAGTTGCAGTAGCCGCGTTCTGTGAGCTGGTTGATTCGTATTACGCAACATCAAAGTTGTAAATTGGCTCAAGCAAAACTCAAAGACCTATTCACACGCATTTTAACGTGGGCCGATAAACACGGGGAGAACTTCGGCCAGAAACGCCCAAGAGTCGTGGAGCCGACTTGCCATGCTCGACAGAAGCTTTCTATCATCAACATTGCCTTGGGTCAGTCTGAATGCCAAGATTTCTCCGCAGTCATTGATAATCAAATGCAGCTTAAAGCCAAAGAACCAGCCCATGGTTGATTTGCTTCTTTTGCCAAGTTCGCCAAAAACTCGGTTCCGATGAATGCGTTTGTTGTGACAAACTCTCAGTGTCGTTGAATCCACCAAAGCTATCCCTTTTGTTTTGCCACACATTTTAAGCATCAAAAGAGTAATGCGAACAAAGCCCTTGGCATGAGATAGACGAAACGGGAATAAGAAATCAAGTTTG contains:
- a CDS encoding ankyrin repeat domain-containing protein; protein product: MRRRSVLFLLLCLLFVNRLSGQSLLELIRQGQEQAACMLLAQNPNLAILDINQLETPLHLAAAAGMTRLVQALIGIPTINLDGTDGYGRTALMAASLGTNAIAAEQIIRSLIQKGANVALPNLTNKLTARHYALASELDLPLTLLDLLAHNSLPDSILLSETYQANGHEREARLSRLQESQQIAQYEQEKQENRWGKQYVKRLRQGEDVEGTPDKKAADRIAVRSAIRILDRIRELKRGDIDYDAIDIVRNALTLVSRLCYGLSKQTKEKYRATLLWPELEFLAAIFSDDSISRYVFPIGTTTLSRNGAAFNFRNHYAVTEQLLVQGVPRWNKQGDLLALRKRFFQMLSEYDQWGDISVPLRDPRIPESMLNLHAFIRHAYDLFSLGKIVDLTRVAARLNIEDLDERRRLFTIVKKVGDTAKYEMIGANLGRRIKAKIPEMSWESLQKLRNLLKEGPQKRPEVRARMNHLIRQGNIGGLSLQELRQDIVELGMSLKNILSGLIDIGEPSTLLDRIVQQHRSYLELSLNVGRRLSWLPEDTHKLARLLVQARQQSLETCLSDKQKQTLASKKQKLGNVVSHPTMPQDKKDAVVKQIESDIDVIEQELRSVQQKYREMLHRINGRNALRETDETLHVSELDTVCANLNRDDSIDFVQTYLSGSHYRSFETLSRWLDVGPTEGHLRNDEQQATYLRLAMDSWDRLVTFLFPDSRQRQRVLNIVNTNPRYLNAVNEDSRHLETCLRQYLEKLDYKVGLDAELIDFIIYSVNSGVIQNVHIRNILEHVDVMHEIHRRESATQVFNELISMLAEVDTSLTQRKRDLESKGHMVPLANVIGASSVSSSLLGSIVERLNWFRAIRYDLLDRHVSVSRRLGVPADGDCMFNAVLMGLHIAPETLNALGARQMVVRELRNNLHLYFTEIADQLAQNIRDNELDGYPQNLRTQMQNLWQYRQNALRTGFGIEDIERRILDFAEQQVPTYINAMEQVGQMWGGPIELGILARLRDVRIVVYNEGEVRGHVINQNATQGQVDLTYTGNHYELFRAPILTSVSSSMPCAW
- a CDS encoding interferon alpha-inducible IFI6/IFI27 family protein; the encoded protein is MSNKLLSCRRVFTFFLLGSVLSIPVFANDSEAEKLSETNYILSRKCALAMGAAGIATGAFTVVALPAALSFVGFTAAGIAGGSLAAVWQATMGGVVSSGGIFALLQSISAAGLSLSGTAVVTGSTGVAVAAFCELVDSYYATSKL
- a CDS encoding transposase: MLKMCGKTKGIALVDSTTLRVCHNKRIHRNRVFGELGKRSKSTMGWFFGFKLHLIINDCGEILAFRLTQGNVDDRKLLSSMASRLHDSWAFLAEVLPVFIGPR